The DNA window TTGCATCCCAAAGTCCTCTTCCGGCAGCCCGGCTTTTTCTTTCAGCAACGCGTAAAATTGCGGCTCAATGGAACCGATAGAAATGTATTTTCCGTCTTGGGTTTGATACACATCATAGAAATGGGCGCCACTATCCAACATATGGGTACCACGCTCGCTGGTAAACATACCCTGACCCTTCAAACCGTAAAACATCGCCATCAGAGCCGCTGACCCTTCATGCATCGCGCTATCGATCACTTGCCCCTGACCGGATTTTTGTGCTTCCAGCAGAGCGCAAACTAAGCCAAAAGCCATCATCATACCGCCACCGCCGAAATCGCCGAACAGATTCAATGGAGGCAGTGGTTTTTCGCCACGCCGCCCGACCGCGTGCAACGCGCCGGAAATGGAAATATAGTTAATATCGTGCCCGGCACTGGACGCTAACGGTCCGTCCTGTCCCCAGCCGGTCATACGGCCGTAAACCAGTTTCGGGTTGCGTTGCTGGCAGTGTTCCGGGCCAACCCCCAACCGTTCCGCTACGCCGGGGCGATAGCCCTCGAAAATCGCGTCCGCGTTTTCGCACAGCTTAAGTACGGTTTCAACGCCGTCGGGATGTTTTAAATTCACCGCAATACTTTTACGGTTGCGGAACAAAATGTCGTGCCCAACCGACGAAGAAGGATTTCCTCCCAGTCGGTCGACACGGATGACCTCGGCCCCCATATCCGCCAACATCATTCCACAAAAAGGCCCGGGGCCTATGCCTGCTAACTCTATAATCCTGAATCCGCTTAAGGGTCCCATGAAAATTCCTCTGTCGTTTACGAAAATAATACAATCACTATTTTTATAATAATTTCGATGTGTTAGCCCCGTACCAAGGGTGAAACGGCCATAATTATGAGGGTTTGCTCACAAGAAACAAGTACACAATTTAGACGGCTGTATTACCATATCAGCGCATTGGTTATGCGGGCTTTTTCACATCCTCAAACTACTTAACCCGTATAATCCGGCAGCCGCGCACCTCAAAAAACAGGCACATGAAGACAATGTGCATATTTGAAAGAATCCCCTACCGGGCGTGGCCGTTCGATATAGGTTAAGCAGATGAATCAAAGTCCATTAACGCATGAACACTATTCAAATACCCAGTTTTTCTCCTGCCTTGATGGCCTGCGCGCGTTTTCCATTCTCGCAGTCATCTGGGTTCATACCGGAGTCAACGAGACAGGATGGCATATCCTGACACGCGGGCAGATCGGCGTTGACCTCTTCTTTGCCATTAGTGGTTTTCTGATAACCACCCTGCTTATTCGCGAAAAAAACAAATACGGTTTCATCTCCATGAAAGGGTTTTACCTACGCCGCGCCCTTCGTATTTTCCCCATTTATTACACCGTAATCGCGATTTACACCCTGATGGTGTTGCTGCTTGAAAATAACACCGACAAAGGAAATCAATTCTTTTCCAATCTACCTTACTTTCTGACCTACACATCGAACCTGTTTGTTGAAAATTCCGGTGCTGTTATTTTTTATTTTGCATGGAGCCTAGCAGCCGAAGAGCAGTTTTACATGATCTGGCCCAGTGTTGAACGTTTCTTATCGGGGTTCCGTCCTGTTTATA is part of the Ketobacter sp. MCCC 1A13808 genome and encodes:
- a CDS encoding CaiB/BaiF CoA transferase family protein, translated to MGPLSGFRIIELAGIGPGPFCGMMLADMGAEVIRVDRLGGNPSSSVGHDILFRNRKSIAVNLKHPDGVETVLKLCENADAIFEGYRPGVAERLGVGPEHCQQRNPKLVYGRMTGWGQDGPLASSAGHDINYISISGALHAVGRRGEKPLPPLNLFGDFGGGGMMMAFGLVCALLEAQKSGQGQVIDSAMHEGSAALMAMFYGLKGQGMFTSERGTHMLDSGAHFYDVYQTQDGKYISIGSIEPQFYALLKEKAGLPEEDFGMQMNPAQWPEQKQKIEAIFKGRTRDEWCEIMEGSDVCFAPVLDLEEAPHHPHNQARNSFVTVNQVTQPAPTPRFSRTPSETPRPAQAPGTDTRSTLQAAGFTVAEIDELLKVGAVAQL